Genomic window (Ureibacillus composti):
CCGTTTTTTATGAGGATCAATCTTTGTTCTTTTTATTTCTTGACGATTACTCATCAAATTTCACTTGATATTTTTCTAAATCAACCATACCATTTTCCCTAACTTTTACACCATCTATTTCTAGGTTCATGATTTGTTCATTATATAATTCATCAGCTTTAATTGAAATGAGTCCTTTTCCGTTGATTACTCTATGCCAAGGGAGGCGATGCTTTTTACTCATGGAATGCAAAATGCGTGCAACTTGACGGGCAGCTCTTGGGTTTCCTGCAATGCGTGCAATTTGTCCATACGTCATCACTTTACCGGCGGGAATGTTCTTTATAATTTCGATTACTTTTTCGGTGAAAGGTGTCAATATTGTATCCCCCCCTACTTCATTGAATGATTATTTTGCATTTAAGGTACTTCGATCTAGATCTAAATCTGTTTTTTAAAGTAAGAAAATTGATTGGTCCCTATGTTAGTTTAGGCTATAGCTTAGTGTACAGAAAAAGCCTAATTTCTTAAAAGAAATCAGGCTTTTTCTAGATAATATTTTTCCCTTAGCTAAATGTTAGATTTATGGAACAATCTTCATTATTGATTTATCTAGATTTGATTTTCAGTAGTTTTAGCTAAATCCCTAAATAATCTCCAATATCCTCCACTCAGTTCAATTGTAATACTTTTGTTTGCTTACCTGGGTGGTGATTAGGGAGTCGATCACCTTTTCCGAATAGGTTATCACGGAATGTGTTTCCTTCATATTCTTCTGGGACTAAGCCTCTTTCCCGTAAAACTGGAACAACTAATTCCCCAAAATCCTTGAAAGTACCAGGAGTAATAGCGTATGCGATATTAAAACCATCCACTCCCGCCTCATTGACCCATTTCTCCATTGTATCTGCTATTTGTTCAGGAGATCCGATTGCAGCAGCACCCATTCCACCAATACCAATAGCATCAATAACATCTTGTACGGTAGACGGTCGATCAAGGTTAATTTTTGTGAAGTTTTCTAAAGTAGAACGAATCGAGTCATTTTCTA
Coding sequences:
- a CDS encoding MGMT family protein, giving the protein MTPFTEKVIEIIKNIPAGKVMTYGQIARIAGNPRAARQVARILHSMSKKHRLPWHRVINGKGLISIKADELYNEQIMNLEIDGVKVRENGMVDLEKYQVKFDE